From a region of the Cognatiyoonia koreensis genome:
- a CDS encoding polysaccharide biosynthesis/export family protein: MTLTLRFAKGAALVVTLGLTAACGLPSSGPNKSDIFSGSVMEQGDAFVLTVDDRVNRIASITPALGFAAGFRNAGIVGSDTINAGDVLGLTIWENVDDGLLVPTGQNATVLEEVQVDGSGFIFVPYAGRIRAAGNSPETIRRIISEKLGEQTPEPQVQVRRLAGDGATVSIVGGVNAQGVYPIERPTRTLASMLAAAGGVGVSPEIAKVTVVRGNHSGSIWFEDLYDHPGHDIALRGGDRIFVEESTRYFTALGATGAQDRVQFESQAISAIEAIAQVGGLNTNLADPTGVFVFRNEPEAIARQLLGRDDIIGTQRIVYVLDLTRPNGVFMARDFAIRDQDTVYVTEAPFTQFNKTISAITGTLSAAAGVNNIVQ; encoded by the coding sequence ATAACCCTGACATTGCGCTTTGCAAAAGGCGCGGCCCTTGTGGTGACCCTTGGCCTGACGGCCGCGTGTGGTTTGCCCTCTTCCGGGCCGAACAAATCCGACATTTTCTCTGGCTCCGTGATGGAGCAAGGCGATGCATTCGTCCTGACAGTTGATGATCGTGTAAACCGGATCGCATCTATCACGCCGGCGCTTGGCTTTGCCGCGGGTTTCCGCAACGCAGGTATTGTTGGCTCTGACACGATCAATGCTGGCGATGTGCTGGGCCTGACCATCTGGGAGAACGTCGACGACGGGCTTCTGGTGCCGACGGGACAGAACGCCACGGTTCTTGAAGAAGTGCAGGTCGACGGCTCTGGATTTATCTTCGTGCCTTATGCAGGCCGCATCCGCGCAGCCGGCAATTCACCCGAAACGATCCGCCGTATCATCAGCGAAAAGCTGGGGGAGCAGACACCGGAACCGCAGGTGCAGGTGCGCCGCCTTGCCGGTGACGGTGCCACGGTATCCATCGTTGGTGGCGTGAACGCCCAAGGTGTCTATCCGATTGAACGTCCGACGCGCACACTGGCCTCTATGCTGGCAGCCGCTGGCGGCGTGGGCGTTTCACCTGAAATCGCCAAAGTCACAGTAGTGCGCGGCAATCATTCCGGCTCGATCTGGTTTGAAGATCTTTACGATCATCCGGGTCACGATATTGCCCTGCGCGGCGGCGACCGTATTTTCGTTGAAGAATCAACGCGCTACTTTACGGCCTTGGGTGCGACAGGGGCGCAGGACCGCGTGCAGTTCGAAAGCCAGGCAATCAGCGCCATCGAAGCCATTGCACAGGTCGGCGGTCTGAACACAAACCTCGCCGATCCAACCGGTGTCTTTGTCTTCCGCAACGAGCCTGAAGCCATTGCGCGTCAGCTGCTGGGCCGTGATGACATCATCGGTACACAGCGAATTGTGTATGTCCTTGATCTGACACGGCCGAACGGCGTCTTCATGGCGCGTGACTTCGCGATCCGCGATCAGGACACTGTCTATGTGACCGAAGCGCCGTTCACACAGTTCAACAAGACGATTTCCGCGATCACAGGCACATTGTCCGCCGCTGCTGGCGTCAACAACATCGTGCAATAA